Below is a genomic region from Nilaparvata lugens isolate BPH chromosome 8, ASM1435652v1, whole genome shotgun sequence.
tctgttgttttaaaattttttcaaatcactttcaaaaagttcatgtagtacctactattgtgtttgagacacttctggcgctatcatagtttcaccactattctgttccacagtcctatctcttgcagtcgtcaactatatctataataattatataaagtaaagagctggcttatgcacgtacgggataggaaaattatgtttgacgcatcatcacgtctgaactactggactaattaacttgaaattttgcttatagattcttaattaaccaaggatggttataggcctattctcaattcttcaaaatttcattacgtcaagttttaaaatagatccttgcgaagcacgggttcttgctagtaataattatatttatctgGCATAGTCATGCACAGCatagttttatattaatattttgaatttgtgATTATCCCAGagtcaataattcaatcaggGTTTCCTGAGTATTATAATCATCAAATAACTCTGTTGTGAGCTTTAGATTGAGGTGACGAAGATGTTTTTGAAGTCAGCCTTTGAGCCTCCAATAACCAAAATTGAGAGATGCAGATTTTCCAATAGAAGAAATGGAAGGGACGGTGATGACTAAGTGGCATCAGGTTCTTAAGTTCAAATAACTTTACTATAGTATGATTCACTTCAGATTGATGTTATGTTGAATAATATGCAATGATATGTGGTAAAggatataattattgaagttaTATGTAGGGATATACTGTTAGTATGAAGATCATATTAgggtaggcacacaccagttagtcaagattagtcacaatacttcacatagttgatTATGAAGCAatacacaccgattagtcattgaaattagacatgtcttcataagcaattatgtaaagtattgtgactagacgtgtcttgtctcgtcttgactaactggttgGTGCCTAGCCTTAGTGTTGTAACAATTCAAACACCCAGCTCTCATAggttattaattattagaatagcggAGTCATCACTCAGGCCACCAAATTGGACTTTCGAACCGGTGAGCTGAGAGAGTGATGACCGCGTAGCTGCGAAACTAGTGGGAGAACGTTCCGAGACGCGCTGGAGGAAGGTTGTGCGCGAGATAGCGAGATGTAGTTTCTAGTAATGTGATTGAGGAGTGATTAtgtttagaaagagagagagagagagtatagatgtttgatatgaaattttttcaatagagtgagattgttttggtgaatttgcgtatttatttaataatatcatcCTATAAAAGTAGCAGGGCCCAGGACCCTAAAAACCTGGTGGTGGCAGCGCTACTGGAGAGCACTGTCATGCTCGCCACGCACGCCACAGTGTAAAGTGTAGAGATAGCATTTATTGAGGCAGCAGTGTTGcaatgaatttagaaagaaataCAAGACTTGTGTGTGTAATTTACATAAGTCGTCAACTTGTAGAGTGTCCCATTaaacataatttaattttttccaaaatcCATGTGTTTTAGATCCTGGTCGAGTGATCTACGAGAACATTCTACATCCTACCACAACTCTCAACATGAAAAGTGATAAAGGAGTTCCATCATTCAAATCCGAACTGATAGATGAGAACAAGGATTTGAACTGTGACTCTTCCACTTGTAGAAGTTCTCTTTCAGTCGAGTCGAAAACCATTTGTCAAAGAGATCTCTGTTGCCACTTCAGTTACACCTTGGAATCATTCTATGATAGTGTCAACACATCTCAGCAATCACTTGTGCAATCTGGTGACGATTTCGGCCACAACTATTACAGACTTTTTGCTTTTGATGGAGTGAAAGATTATGACGGCCGTGCCAGGGGACGTCTTCAGATATGTGCGGTTTTGTCTTGTACTGACAAATACCAAAACATTGACTCTTGTGGGAATCCAACGTATAACAAACAACGATTAAATATAACTTTTAATGGTGCTACGTATGTAAAATCAGGATCgagatttaaagatttaaaaatTAGTGTCTTGTTGAGTGATAATGATACTTCAATTATGCCAAATGTATTATTCAGTCGCAATCCTGAAAATTTAATATCATTTGGATCATTAGGAGCAAGGAATAGTTTCTCGTTTCACAGAAATTCTAACGAGAGTGGAATGATTAAAACTGTTCTCAAAACTAGCCAATCTAACGATTCAACCACTGATAATATTGGAGTTTTTGCAATATATGCGAGAATCTTTGAAGATTCAAACTTCTCCAACAAAGCAGTTCCAATTCTTTCTGGTTACTTCATCCTATTAATGCCAGTGATATGTTGCATAGATACATATGTGGGTATGTCGTAATGTGGTAATGTATGTGgtaatgtcgtatttgaagtgtccaaaactcagcgcttaaataaataaatagcattcagactatatttcaagttgaataGTTGTCTAATTCTAGTAGCTATTTCAACTTACTATATCTATCATTTCGCTTATTACTAGGCCTATTTAACTCATTATTTCCTTTCATTTTATTACTGCGGCAACTGCTTCTAGCAACTCCCCCCCCCCCTTTTAAAGATGATTAGTCTTCTTGGGgaatttcacttttcaatattttgaaattgtgaaaaataGCCTACATTAATGTAATTAACtattttattgtaactaacgTATTTTGTACACGTCTTGCAATTTTCATGTAGAGATAAAATATGGAATCGAATTGAGAATGCGGGTAGAAATGTGAAGTGGGGTTCTTGAATAACATTTGTAAGTAACGCTTGTCAAAGCAGTTTCTTATCTTTAAAATGCGGTCAAACTCTCCTGAAAATACCTGTTCACAAATTTTGTAGAATCATCAAAGTTCCAATTCCAAGTTTCAATTATAAGATTGTCATAGAGAAAAATTCTTTGGCTGCTTAACAATTTGAGAAAACAAAGATCGTGGGTGTAGAGCCAGGGATGATGGTTGGAGGGCTTATAGAATTAGATTACATAGGGTATAGCCGTTAGGTCAACGTAACCACCTCCTCCCGATTTAAATGTAATTaacattataaattatgaattaaagCTACCTGGCTACTTATTATGAGAAATTATGTTTTCATCGAtaccaaatttcaataaatggaATTTCGGCGTTGATAGCCTTCATAATTTCTTACAAGTAACGTTACTATCTAACGCATATTTGGGAATGATGTAAAGTAAGTTAAATGTGTTTACAAGACTGGTAGCCGTAAGTAATGTTGTTAATTTGAATATCATAAATCTCTACACTATATCATTCGTCAGGCTATCTACGCTCGTCTTATCCGTCTAGACTCCCGGCTTTCAAGTTTAGTTCTTCCTGAAAACACTTTAACGGAATTTGTAGCCCTCTCCACACAAAGTTTATAGACTCTAGCTGGACCTGACCTCTGAAACAGATTTGAAAGTTATCTgtccattttttcaaaaactttgatttAAAACAccgattttgggcgtatctttggcttCATTTTGAAGTACTTCAACACAAATCTGTTGAACCTTAGTTGAACCGGTGTACAGTAccaaatttcaaactttttGGCCTTTTGGTTCTCATAATActgagaaaataaagaaaatcGCCGATTTTTGCATATCGTGGGCGTAATTTTTAAGCCCTTCAAGACAAAATTACTTAACACGAACTGATAACCTGTAAAAAATTAACATTCTCTGTTTATTTGCTTTCGGCTTAAAAAGCTGAGCAAACGCAGTTGAACACAGATTCCTGGCGTATTCAAGTATCTAGGCATAATTTCAAAGCCCTtccatatttcaatttttacattcaataagCTGAGCCTgctaaacttgataaattttccACAAGATTGGTTGAGTCAAGCTCTTGATATCTCTCAACAGTTTCTTTTGTAATATGCGCTTAGAGTTTGAAGAATTGAACAATGAATCAACAACGAAAAATATTCTAGGGTATTCGATGATACAGGTATTAAGTAGgcatattttaaatgttaatagccgactatttcatttttttaaataatattattggttaAGTTAGTGATAAGTCGTTATAATAACTTATTAAGCTATTAATaagttaaataaaattattttaactaATTAATctattaatcaatattaattggttaataatcaattcattaatcaatttattcattaataataccTACTTATTGTAATTAGAACAATTTATTaaagtaataattatcatagtatatgtacatattttataataacttgtgtgttatttttatattcagaaataaatagtaatatttttcaatgaataaatgattttcACCTCGTATTGTGTTCACCTATTAATACACCTCCACCAAATATTAACCTATAATTTAAGAGTAAGCTAGTGATTAGTGCACTAATACGGTATATACAGGTATATAATATGACATCCACCCACAAttatatgaaaacagaaagaaattttcttttaaaaggAGTCTTTCTTAGCATAGTTACTAGCATTTGATTGACTATAGATTTCTGGTTTAAATGTCACAGAATAACACGATAAAGTAATGTTTTCCTTGAGATTTCAAGTAGGTAGTAAGTAGAGTTATTCAACTGACGAGAATTTTAGCTTCTTTCAAATGAGCTCGgttatcatttttcaaacaatcCTATCGCCAATTGATAACATTCTTGAGAagtttaaaaaaacatattatcTCATAGTAGTAGCCAAAAAAAGGCTACATCACTTGTTCGCTATTCAGTCATTCGAACGATTCGAAAAATTCATGTTTTCGACATAATGCTGTTTTATAATAACCTAATTATTGTGGTGATAGCTGTTTCATCTTTTTTATCGTTCATCTCTCTGTCACATACGTTCAGGCCAACTGTTTTGGATCAATTCAATGTAAGTAGATGACTGATTCAAATACTATAATGTAAAGCTCTTTTCCAATAATAATGTTCCTATAATGATGTAATTCTGACTCATTAGCTGAATCTGATAATGGATCATTACCTACTCTCAAATTAATTCCTTTCTCACTTATTAAAAACCTCTCATcatgaatacaataaaaattgagGCCTTTCAAACACTTTCTTGTTTCAATCAAGTTTTGACTTTTTTAAGAATGCCAAAAGGAATAATTCCATTGATCCAATAATATATAGATGGGTTGACAGCTCCCAACTTTCTAAACTTAGAAACGTTTAGAAAGTGAAATGAATCTGAAATCATGAAACATGATTTAAATCatggaaaataaaagaaaaataatcattaaaatagcAAATAACAGTTGATTTTGTTTAAGATTTCAGATTCTAGGGCCTGTTGAAGAATTTGGATTTCTGGCAATactggaataataatgaatCACTTACCGGTAtctcaaaaaatgaatttactGCAATAATAAGCTACCGTATGATTCTCTATCTCAATACTCGACAACAATGCATACTGTACTTATTTGTGTTTTCAATGCGATTTGTTGTAATTCATAGTTGCTATttagcccggttgcacaaaagcctgtcaaattttaatcaCGAATAAATCCACAACAACAAATCAGAGAAACCTCTCTGATTCGTTCTATCGAAatcaatcatggttaaaattcaacaggattTTATGCTACCGGCACTGAGTTTCATTTGGCAATATTCATAGGTCAATGATTTTTACAGAATTTGACAATAGGGGATGACAATTTTCTGGCAGCTGTAATTGAATATGGTGGACAATATAATGGAACAGGGCAAGAGCAGGTGCTATACAATCTTGAACAGTATGTTCAAATTGTTTATTATGTTACGACCAAGGTAAGACTATACTTCATTTATAGTAACTGTAGGTAAGACTATCAACTGACACGTATCATCATACccacatatttttatttttaaattcattgaaACTAATATTGTGCAATAATGTATCGTGGGATTGTACAAGGAAAATCGAAAATCAACCAAGTtcataaaagtaaatttttcaggaaatcaatttctaacatcaatcataatattcCTTATATGTagtaatttttctcaaaataatttcatactgcaagaaataaaatattcttcattatttgtttgataattaattattaaacattcatagtttatagaattaattaaaaaactaatgataaatcaaagTTTCGGAAAATTGGGCTTAGTGAACTTTTCTTGCATGCTCACGGTATATCATCAATTTGCATACATGAGATacctaattgaaaattttactttgtgaaagaaattgagttttcattttTCCTCATCTAAATTTATGCAGAAAATTTGGTGAAAAAGATATTTGAATGCTCACTCCAATCGTGTTATGAACTATGATTCACTGATTTATAACTTCTGAACTTGAATGTTTGATTCTACAATACTTCAATTCTATGATGAATATTCTAACTTACTCAGTAACCTTCAGGAAAATTGTATATTTTGGTATCCAGAAAATGACTCTCTAGCTTTTTCTCTCTTGATGTTGAGGAGAAATCTTATCTAATGCTTGGTACCTATCTTTCAAATTGCATTGGCCTATCTTGTGTATCAACTTATTATCTcgttttttctattgttttcactatcattgttttcaactaCAATTGCtgacattattatttttcataatagagttatttttgtgataatttGAAGGTACCTAACATCAGTATTATAGTTTTTCCTGAAGTTGGATTGCAAAGGATCCATGGTCCGTCTTCTGACGATTTATATGCTGAGCCTGTACCAGATGGAGATGAGAATGTAACTCCATGTTCTTCAAACGATACAGTGGTGAgcaaattatttatataattgatgaattgtGCTATATAAGTGTTTAACTCTACTATATTAAACTTCCAACACTGaccatgaaatgaaaaaatgaaataaaaatttacattttgtGACTAATATATGCATTCTACATCAAACTCTAAGTACCTATTGAAATAAAACATTATGACTAATAATTTCACCACTAATGTTAGTAAAGCTGAATCATAGTACTGAAGAGCAGATAGAGCTGAAtctaacataataataataataatgctgtgatgatattgaatcatcatatgactagtgttttcttcttatgtttctgttatcagatgttgaactatttattctaattttgaatctgttatgaattcattactgatcaataaagcctagaatgcagaggtttttcattacaatttattgatcagtaatcaAATACGagtcaatcaatttctattctctatttcacaatttctattcaacaacaaatgtataatcttcaaatcttttctggaaacgaaaactgaaaattcgcgttacgatggacaaatttttgaaaccagACAAGTTTGATGGTGATCCGAATTCTCCAACAGCTCTACAAGAATGGAACTTCTGGCTAAAGACTTTTGAGAATTTCATCGCATCTTTTGAC
It encodes:
- the LOC111057345 gene encoding vanin-like protein 1 isoform X3, which translates into the protein MAAVVEFHAKNLDPNSEQNVMLNALNHRTIIEKVLLKNVKPDIIVFPETGLNDFSVEKPVSTIIPSPSENSTPCPRESAHDTSSNLLETLSCTARMYKLYMVVNMLEKYIENDKTYFYNTNVAFNREGTIVGRYRKHNLYSKQSALTKPPSPEFSYFDTDFGVRFGMFTCFDIVFKTPALDLIKNYNISHFVFPTHWYSEMPFLTAIQAQYSWAASNDVVLLASGLNCPETGSTGSGVYIGADNSPTSYVQTATPSDIVIVRKVPKNLSHGVNDPGRVIYENILHPTTTLNMKSDKGVPSFKSELIDENKDLNCDSSTCRSSLSVESKTICQRDLCCHFSYTLESFYDSVNTSQQSLVQSGDDFGHNYYRLFAFDGVKDYDGRARGRLQICAVLSCTDKYQNIDSCGNPTYNKQRLNITFNGATYVKSGSRFKDLKISVLLSDNDTSIMPNVLFSRNPENLISFGSLGARNSFSFHRNSNESGMIKTVLKTSQSNDSTTDNIGVFAIYARIFEDSNFSNKAVPILSGYFILLMPVICCIDTYVGMS